The following are from one region of the Rosistilla carotiformis genome:
- a CDS encoding dihydrodipicolinate synthase family protein gives MSTRLISAICTPLHPDGSLHELGLAAHIEAQLAAGINGLLVAGTMGLMQLQTDATYRRLIEESVRVNAGRSEIWIGVGDLSYQRTLERIQVAEQQPVDGLVVLTPYLMKYSERELIHYYLKLADAANKPLFLYDLPVLTGTALSMELVEQVTAHPNIHGLKCTRDWEWTTELWNRFGSRTRVVPAQPERVADLVRMQVPDNLDGLFALFPKQSRALADAADAGQWEEATRLQADLSNYLTIAREISLFGAVTATLNALGCDGLMAPEPYYQLSQEERDTFLSEPTIRRLIDTEAACTSVTSNER, from the coding sequence ATGTCCACACGTTTGATTTCCGCGATCTGTACCCCGCTGCATCCCGATGGCAGCCTTCACGAGCTTGGACTTGCGGCTCACATCGAGGCGCAGCTGGCCGCTGGAATCAACGGATTGTTGGTCGCCGGTACGATGGGGCTGATGCAGTTGCAGACCGATGCGACCTATCGGCGGTTGATCGAAGAGAGTGTTCGCGTCAACGCGGGACGTTCGGAGATCTGGATCGGCGTGGGGGACCTCAGCTACCAACGGACCCTTGAGCGGATCCAAGTCGCGGAACAACAGCCTGTCGACGGGTTGGTCGTGCTGACGCCCTACTTAATGAAGTACAGCGAGCGCGAGCTGATTCATTACTATTTGAAGTTGGCCGACGCGGCGAACAAACCACTCTTCCTGTACGACCTGCCCGTTTTGACGGGCACCGCGTTGTCGATGGAGTTGGTCGAACAGGTGACGGCCCATCCGAACATCCATGGGCTGAAATGCACCCGCGATTGGGAATGGACGACCGAGTTGTGGAATCGTTTCGGCAGTCGAACGCGCGTGGTGCCAGCCCAGCCCGAACGAGTTGCCGATTTGGTTCGGATGCAGGTTCCCGATAATTTGGACGGCCTGTTTGCACTCTTCCCGAAACAGAGCCGCGCGTTGGCCGACGCCGCCGATGCCGGGCAATGGGAAGAAGCGACGCGGTTGCAAGCCGACCTCTCAAATTACTTGACGATCGCTCGCGAAATCAGCTTGTTCGGCGCGGTAACCGCGACACTCAACGCGCTCGGTTGCGACGGGTTGATGGCTCCCGAGCCCTATTATCAATTGTCGCAGGAAGAACGCGATACGTTCTTGAGCGAACCGACGATCCGGCGTCTAATCGATACCGAAGCGGCATGCACTTCCGTCACCTCCAACGAACGATAG
- a CDS encoding succinylglutamate desuccinylase/aspartoacylase family protein: MDLHPIEIVGRHPGPKILILAGIHGDEYEPIAAVRRLAGQIDREQLTGKVTLVPIANHSAYLRHSRVGTDQLDLARTFPGSADGTPTQQVAHAITGLIQQSDLMIDLHTGGLAMEISPLVGYMLVSDPSTLQKQRQMATAFGLPIVWGTTASLPGRSLSAARDANVPAIYAEWGGGGGCQAAGVAAYTAGCLQVMAQCEMLPSPAAAAPVDRCVIEDDRDTSGHLQLNYPAPHAGFYEPTLPLDSTVRPGDELGRLHDPFTSHTTTIYSTQTGRLFTRRVLPPVEAGDCLAVILEDPAETGTTNE, from the coding sequence ATGGACTTGCATCCTATCGAGATCGTTGGTCGTCATCCCGGTCCGAAAATATTGATTCTCGCTGGCATCCATGGCGATGAATACGAACCGATCGCGGCGGTCCGTCGTTTGGCGGGCCAGATCGATCGCGAACAGCTCACCGGCAAGGTGACGTTGGTTCCTATCGCCAATCACTCGGCATACCTTCGCCACAGTCGAGTGGGCACAGACCAACTCGACCTAGCGCGAACGTTTCCGGGGTCAGCCGATGGGACGCCGACGCAACAGGTTGCCCACGCGATCACCGGCTTGATTCAGCAATCCGATTTGATGATCGACCTACACACCGGAGGGCTAGCGATGGAGATCTCTCCTCTGGTCGGCTACATGTTGGTCTCCGATCCGTCGACGTTGCAGAAGCAGCGGCAGATGGCAACGGCCTTCGGTTTGCCGATCGTCTGGGGCACCACGGCAAGTCTGCCGGGACGCTCGCTTTCGGCAGCACGCGACGCCAACGTTCCTGCGATCTATGCAGAATGGGGCGGTGGCGGAGGTTGCCAAGCCGCTGGAGTCGCCGCTTACACGGCAGGCTGTTTGCAAGTCATGGCGCAGTGCGAGATGCTCCCTTCGCCCGCCGCGGCCGCGCCGGTCGATCGCTGCGTTATCGAAGACGATCGCGATACCAGCGGTCATCTGCAGCTCAACTATCCCGCACCGCATGCGGGCTTCTACGAACCGACGCTCCCGCTAGACAGCACCGTTCGTCCCGGCGATGAACTGGGACGACTGCACGATCCGTTCACATCCCACACCACAACGATTTATTCGACCCAGACCGGCCGCTTGTTCACGCGTCGCGTCTTGCCACCGGTGGAAGCGGGCGATTGTCTGGCCGTGATATTAGAAGATCCCGCCGAAACAGGAACCACGAATGAATAG
- a CDS encoding SDR family NAD(P)-dependent oxidoreductase, producing the protein MNSRPVVIVTGAAQGLGAATALEFANRGYDCLLIDRNATALQTITAEIETLGRRTIQCVGDLADLQFTRSAVSRCKQELGRIDVLVNNAAWRKIGTMRAMQVDEWDQTLRVCLTVPAFLAKWCAAEMEPAQRGVILNISSIQSKLASGISPAYIAAKGGLDSLTYELATLYGPAGVRVLSLNLGAIDTEMSADYVSEDGENVSDALRQFAEGMIPLRRFGRADEIARSIAMLASDDASYMTGACLEIDGGWTHQSSPYRLKNKQFPKEFPES; encoded by the coding sequence ATGAATAGCCGGCCCGTTGTCATTGTCACCGGAGCAGCGCAAGGCTTGGGCGCCGCAACCGCCCTGGAATTCGCAAACCGCGGTTACGATTGTCTGCTGATCGATCGCAACGCCACGGCGTTGCAAACGATTACTGCCGAGATCGAAACACTCGGTCGTCGCACAATCCAATGCGTGGGGGATCTTGCCGATCTCCAGTTCACTCGATCAGCGGTCTCGCGTTGCAAGCAAGAACTGGGCCGCATCGACGTCTTGGTCAACAACGCCGCGTGGCGCAAGATCGGCACGATGCGAGCGATGCAGGTGGACGAATGGGATCAAACCTTGCGAGTATGTTTAACCGTTCCCGCGTTCCTCGCCAAATGGTGCGCTGCGGAGATGGAACCCGCGCAGCGAGGCGTGATCCTGAACATTTCCAGCATTCAATCGAAACTCGCCTCTGGCATCAGCCCCGCCTACATCGCGGCCAAAGGAGGTCTCGATTCGTTGACCTACGAACTGGCGACGCTCTACGGCCCCGCTGGCGTCCGTGTACTGAGCCTGAATCTCGGCGCGATCGATACCGAGATGAGCGCCGATTATGTCAGCGAAGATGGCGAGAACGTGAGCGACGCGTTGCGGCAATTTGCAGAGGGTATGATCCCACTGCGTCGTTTCGGCCGTGCCGATGAGATCGCTCGCTCGATCGCGATGTTGGCCAGTGACGACGCCAGTTACATGACCGGTGCTTGTCTAGAGATCGACGGCGGCTGGACACACCAATCGAGTCCCTATCGACTGAAAAACAAACAGTTCCCCAAAGAGTTCCCCGAATCCTAG
- a CDS encoding pyridoxal-phosphate dependent enzyme — protein MEKITLSQGNTPLLRSQRIGPALGLQNLFFKLETVNPTGSYKDRFAAAAVTDMLRQGKRRVIATSSGNTGSALAAYSAATGMECTIAIVDGAPDGKLRQMLAYGAKICRVRGFGLDAQITQATFECLQRMGNQPDAQLQISAYHYSPIGMRGVESLGREIIDQLASTEQHADHIFSCAGGGGLTLAVARGVSAAMEQHATLPTPKIHCVQPIGNNTIAGPLRDGSDHAQITQCATKISGLQVPTVIDGDAVIAACRASGGTGVLVPDDAIYLAQRELARKEGIFSEPAGAVPLAGLIDAIDKGIVQPDQTIVCLVTGTGFKDVDSIDAMLRPNLCPTISLEHFERGFGASQSHDE, from the coding sequence ATGGAAAAGATCACCCTCAGCCAAGGAAACACGCCGCTTCTGCGTTCCCAACGCATCGGCCCAGCGCTGGGCTTGCAGAATTTGTTTTTCAAGTTGGAAACCGTCAACCCAACCGGATCCTATAAGGATCGATTTGCGGCGGCCGCGGTGACCGACATGCTTCGGCAGGGAAAACGCCGCGTGATCGCAACCTCCAGCGGCAACACAGGATCCGCATTGGCGGCCTACAGCGCAGCAACCGGAATGGAATGCACGATCGCGATTGTCGACGGGGCGCCCGATGGAAAGCTGAGGCAGATGTTGGCGTACGGTGCGAAAATTTGCAGGGTTCGTGGATTTGGGCTCGACGCTCAGATCACGCAAGCAACCTTTGAGTGCTTGCAACGAATGGGCAATCAACCCGATGCTCAACTGCAAATCAGCGCCTACCATTACAGTCCGATCGGCATGCGCGGCGTCGAATCACTCGGTCGTGAGATCATCGACCAACTAGCATCGACGGAACAACATGCCGACCACATTTTTTCATGTGCCGGTGGTGGTGGCTTAACACTGGCCGTCGCGCGTGGCGTTAGCGCTGCCATGGAGCAACATGCCACGCTTCCCACGCCAAAAATTCACTGCGTGCAACCGATCGGTAATAACACGATTGCAGGTCCGCTTCGTGACGGCAGCGATCACGCCCAGATTACCCAATGCGCGACGAAGATCAGCGGGCTGCAAGTTCCTACGGTCATCGACGGCGATGCCGTGATCGCCGCCTGTCGGGCAAGCGGCGGCACGGGAGTGCTAGTGCCGGATGATGCCATTTATCTGGCCCAACGCGAACTGGCGCGCAAAGAAGGGATCTTCAGCGAACCGGCCGGCGCAGTCCCGCTGGCTGGCTTGATTGACGCAATCGACAAGGGGATCGTCCAGCCCGATCAAACGATCGTTTGCCTCGTGACCGGAACGGGATTCAAAGACGTCGATTCGATCGATGCAATGCTGCGTCCTAACCTCTGTCCAACGATATCGCTCGAACATTTCGAACGCGGATTTGGTGCATCCCAATCCCACGACGAATAG
- a CDS encoding HEAT repeat domain-containing protein — protein sequence MRSNSAAWLPILYVVLSAGLVKAGEARLSEAARTEIVQVLQTGLSSDQFWPSMHAAEALTLAGQGDEVRTALTPRLSTTEDAQHRCGIARELFRAGDKSAANVLLEILADEDPHGHGHACESLFKISQTGDGQLLREHMQNTDHSIKQLLAAAALARSGDTAALVLLRQQLANEDDNTARIAAWILAVVGQASDLPALRDRLKTIDDSTHQIFFVATMATLGDEAAGKQLQAALHSEDPAVRVFAAEFCGHARLAGARDTLLAMLDDEDLDVRIRAAQSLLLLEPNALP from the coding sequence ATGCGATCGAACTCAGCCGCTTGGTTGCCAATACTTTATGTCGTCCTTTCCGCAGGGCTTGTGAAAGCCGGTGAGGCGAGGCTTTCGGAAGCAGCCCGAACGGAGATCGTGCAAGTCTTGCAGACGGGACTCTCCAGCGACCAGTTTTGGCCTTCAATGCACGCCGCCGAAGCGTTGACGTTGGCGGGTCAAGGGGACGAGGTTCGCACGGCGCTCACCCCACGATTGTCGACCACCGAAGACGCGCAACACCGTTGTGGCATCGCCCGCGAGCTGTTTCGCGCTGGGGACAAATCGGCCGCCAACGTGCTGTTGGAAATTTTGGCCGACGAAGATCCCCACGGGCATGGGCATGCGTGCGAATCGCTGTTCAAGATCTCCCAAACTGGCGATGGCCAATTGTTGCGTGAACACATGCAGAACACGGACCACTCCATCAAGCAATTGTTGGCTGCGGCGGCTTTGGCGCGATCGGGCGACACCGCCGCCTTGGTTTTGCTGCGTCAACAATTGGCGAACGAAGACGACAACACGGCTCGCATCGCGGCATGGATCCTGGCGGTCGTCGGCCAAGCCAGCGACCTCCCCGCACTGCGAGACCGGTTGAAAACCATCGACGACTCGACGCATCAGATTTTCTTCGTCGCCACGATGGCAACACTCGGCGATGAAGCGGCTGGAAAGCAACTGCAGGCCGCGCTGCACAGCGAGGATCCCGCGGTACGGGTTTTCGCAGCGGAATTTTGCGGTCACGCAAGGCTCGCCGGTGCACGCGACACCCTGCTTGCAATGCTCGACGATGAAGATCTCGACGTGCGGATCCGTGCCGCTCAATCGCTCCTATTGTTGGAACCGAACGCGTTGCCTTAA
- a CDS encoding ABC1 kinase family protein, protein MDIIDVPQLVRNADRFREVVAVLAKHGLADWLSSVPLPWLDRLRRNAPVEEEEDLTTEERIRLALTELGTTYIKLGQVLSTRPDLVGQALADELAQLRENTPADEPAAVIEAIQSELGGSVEELFAEFETTAMASASIGQVHRATTHAGEPVVVKVQHPGIERRIVNDLEIMLKLAELGEQQSMRLRQYRPVQTTREFQKTLLQELDFGREMRNMETFRRNFEKNREVRFAKPYPELSSRRVLTMERFDGISVSDKEQLQQSGADLPEIARRGANLFVEMIFRDGFYHADPHPGNMIVLTASGTSEQTTDAVLAVLDCGMVGRIDETLRDQLETALIAAVGQDSAKITKVVARIGEVPRDFDEAAMHGAIQELIEDYAHQTLNEFDLSGCLHQIVEIIREHRIYLPAKVAMLLKVLIMLEGTSQQLSSDFCLAEIIKPYGRQAMLHRFSAKNLYGRLKSNAEDWQNLVEMLPRDAAEILDNFKRGKFDVHLQHRRLEPIVNRLVMGLLTAALFVGSASMCSSEVPPTIRGFSIPGFFGCAIAIAMGTGIWRDVRRSSRYSSED, encoded by the coding sequence ATGGATATTATCGACGTCCCTCAATTGGTCCGCAATGCCGATCGGTTTCGTGAAGTCGTCGCCGTTTTGGCGAAACATGGACTGGCCGACTGGCTCTCCAGCGTTCCGCTCCCCTGGCTCGACCGCTTGCGTCGCAACGCTCCCGTCGAAGAGGAGGAGGATCTAACGACCGAAGAACGGATTCGGCTGGCGTTGACCGAGCTGGGGACCACTTATATCAAGCTTGGGCAAGTGCTGAGCACCCGGCCCGATCTCGTCGGGCAAGCGCTCGCCGACGAGCTGGCACAGCTGCGTGAGAACACACCGGCCGACGAACCGGCGGCGGTGATCGAAGCGATCCAATCGGAACTCGGCGGCAGCGTCGAGGAGCTGTTTGCGGAATTTGAAACCACCGCGATGGCATCGGCTTCGATCGGCCAAGTCCATCGCGCGACAACACATGCTGGCGAACCGGTTGTCGTGAAAGTGCAGCATCCCGGCATCGAACGTCGGATCGTGAACGACCTGGAGATCATGCTCAAGCTTGCTGAACTGGGCGAGCAACAATCGATGCGGCTGCGGCAATATCGCCCGGTCCAAACGACGCGCGAATTTCAGAAGACGCTTCTTCAGGAACTCGACTTCGGCCGCGAAATGCGGAACATGGAAACGTTTCGCAGAAACTTTGAAAAAAATCGGGAAGTGCGATTTGCGAAACCGTATCCCGAACTGAGTTCGCGGCGCGTGCTGACCATGGAGCGTTTCGATGGGATCAGCGTCTCCGATAAGGAGCAGCTGCAACAATCGGGGGCCGACCTTCCAGAGATCGCCCGCCGCGGAGCGAATCTGTTTGTCGAGATGATCTTTCGCGACGGCTTCTACCACGCCGATCCCCATCCAGGCAACATGATCGTCCTGACGGCCTCCGGAACATCAGAACAAACAACCGACGCGGTTTTGGCTGTTCTCGATTGCGGGATGGTCGGAAGAATCGACGAAACGTTGCGAGACCAACTGGAAACGGCGTTGATCGCCGCCGTCGGTCAGGACTCCGCCAAGATCACCAAAGTTGTCGCCCGGATCGGTGAAGTGCCACGCGATTTCGACGAAGCGGCGATGCATGGTGCGATCCAGGAATTGATCGAAGACTACGCCCATCAAACGCTCAACGAATTCGACCTCAGCGGCTGTCTGCATCAAATCGTCGAGATCATTCGCGAGCATCGGATCTACTTGCCCGCCAAGGTGGCGATGCTGTTGAAGGTGCTGATCATGCTCGAAGGGACGTCGCAGCAATTGAGCTCCGATTTCTGCCTTGCTGAAATCATCAAGCCCTACGGACGGCAGGCGATGTTGCATCGCTTCTCCGCCAAGAACCTTTACGGGCGGCTGAAGTCCAACGCCGAGGACTGGCAAAACCTTGTCGAAATGCTCCCTCGGGATGCTGCCGAAATCCTCGACAACTTCAAGCGAGGCAAGTTCGACGTCCATCTGCAACATCGCCGCTTGGAACCGATCGTCAACCGGCTGGTGATGGGGCTCCTGACCGCCGCGTTGTTTGTCGGATCTGCGTCGATGTGCAGTAGCGAGGTCCCGCCGACGATTCGCGGCTTTTCAATACCAGGATTTTTCGGCTGCGCGATCGCGATTGCGATGGGTACCGGGATCTGGCGCGACGTCCGCCGATCTTCGCGTTATTCGAGCGAAGATTAG
- the trxC gene encoding thioredoxin TrxC, giving the protein MNFVCSACASVNRVPDSKLADGPICGRCKQPLLPSHPIDLTESSFAKFIAKTELPVLVDFWAPWCGPCRMMAPAFAEAAARLSPKILLAKLNTEQAPATAGQFGISGIPTMILFKAGVPVAQQSGAMNVQQIVQFANR; this is encoded by the coding sequence GTGAATTTTGTATGCTCTGCATGTGCGTCGGTGAACCGAGTGCCCGATTCAAAGTTGGCCGACGGTCCCATCTGTGGTCGGTGCAAACAGCCGCTGTTGCCATCGCATCCGATCGATCTGACCGAAAGCTCGTTCGCGAAATTCATCGCCAAAACCGAGCTGCCAGTCCTCGTCGACTTCTGGGCGCCGTGGTGTGGTCCCTGCCGGATGATGGCGCCCGCCTTTGCGGAAGCCGCTGCGAGACTTTCCCCCAAAATCCTGCTTGCCAAGCTGAACACCGAACAGGCGCCGGCGACCGCGGGTCAGTTCGGCATTTCCGGAATCCCCACGATGATCTTGTTCAAAGCGGGCGTTCCGGTTGCGCAGCAATCGGGAGCGATGAACGTGCAACAAATTGTCCAGTTCGCAAACCGTTAA
- a CDS encoding sulfite exporter TauE/SafE family protein: protein MLGLAILFGVVVGFALGLTGGGGGVFAVPLLVYGLSFSPREAVGISLAAVGGTALFGAIPRLIRGEVELRTGLLFAVAGMLGAPIGSYFSTLVPANVLLVMFALLMFVVAQRMWSKACNPTLPSGVCTTEDEPGPDRSACQRDADGKLILTSRCARLLVAVGLMTGVLSGMFGVGGGFVIVPALVIFSGMAIHQAVGTSLFVIVLVSISGVASHIAGGNELSLTTTLQFMAGGFLGMWIGGIVAKRLKGPTLQKTFSIAVVLVAVFVIFKSVVL from the coding sequence ATGTTGGGGCTAGCGATTTTGTTCGGCGTCGTCGTCGGGTTTGCTTTGGGACTGACCGGCGGAGGCGGAGGAGTCTTCGCCGTTCCGCTGCTGGTCTACGGACTCTCGTTCAGCCCTCGCGAAGCGGTTGGCATATCGCTGGCCGCAGTGGGCGGAACCGCTTTGTTTGGTGCGATCCCAAGATTGATTCGCGGAGAAGTGGAACTGCGAACGGGGCTGCTGTTTGCTGTCGCCGGGATGCTGGGGGCTCCAATCGGATCGTATTTCTCGACGCTGGTTCCCGCCAATGTCTTACTGGTGATGTTCGCATTGTTGATGTTTGTCGTCGCTCAAAGGATGTGGTCCAAGGCATGCAATCCGACGCTCCCCAGCGGCGTTTGCACGACGGAAGACGAACCGGGCCCCGATCGCAGCGCATGCCAGCGCGATGCCGATGGGAAACTGATCCTAACGTCTCGTTGCGCACGCCTATTGGTCGCTGTCGGTCTGATGACCGGTGTGCTGTCGGGGATGTTTGGCGTCGGCGGCGGATTTGTGATCGTCCCTGCACTGGTGATCTTCAGCGGGATGGCGATCCATCAAGCCGTTGGCACTTCGCTGTTTGTGATCGTGTTGGTCAGCATCAGCGGAGTCGCGTCGCACATTGCCGGTGGAAACGAACTGTCGCTGACAACGACGTTGCAATTCATGGCGGGTGGATTTTTGGGGATGTGGATCGGCGGGATCGTTGCCAAGCGGCTGAAGGGTCCGACGCTGCAAAAAACGTTTTCGATCGCGGTCGTATTGGTCGCGGTCTTTGTGATTTTCAAATCGGTGGTGTTGTAA
- a CDS encoding MBL fold metallo-hydrolase, with protein sequence MLLKYFYDEKLAHASYLVGCQRDKVAVVVDPGRDIEPYLAMAAKEGLKLVGVVETHIHADYVSGARELADRVDATLYVSDEGPADWKYLYLDGYKSVLLHDGDHFMVGNIRLDVLHTPGHTPESISFMLTDEGGGANKPMGIFTGDFVFVGSIGRPDLLEEAAGLTGTAEPGARDLYKSAERFKALPDYLQVWPAHGAGSACGKGLGAIPSSTVGYEKLFNPALQFDDEEAFVRYILADQPEAPKYFAVMKRVNKEGPRVLGAGHHHNMLPIAGLADAVQAGTVVDLSAAADYGKAHPPGTINIPMGMLAAWAGWLLDYDKPTYLICEPHQLEEAARVLHKIGVEEILGAFDTNEVRSQGLASESYPTCSPDELAAKIETGDVKLIDVRSDEEWNEGHIAAAEHRFLGRLPATLAELPRDQKLVVQCRSGARSAIGVSVLQAAGFKDVVNLTGGYNAWKAAGLPSVKPQHAMSS encoded by the coding sequence ATGTTGCTCAAATATTTCTACGACGAAAAACTTGCTCACGCTTCGTATCTGGTCGGTTGTCAACGCGATAAGGTCGCCGTTGTCGTCGATCCAGGCCGTGACATCGAGCCGTACCTCGCGATGGCAGCGAAAGAGGGGCTGAAGCTAGTCGGAGTGGTCGAGACACACATCCACGCCGACTACGTTTCGGGGGCCCGCGAGTTGGCCGATCGCGTCGACGCGACGCTCTACGTCAGCGATGAAGGCCCCGCCGATTGGAAGTATCTGTATCTCGACGGATACAAGAGCGTCCTGTTGCACGATGGCGATCATTTTATGGTGGGGAACATCCGTTTGGATGTGTTGCATACGCCGGGGCACACGCCCGAGAGCATTTCGTTCATGTTGACCGACGAAGGAGGTGGCGCGAACAAGCCGATGGGCATCTTCACCGGCGACTTTGTTTTCGTCGGATCGATCGGACGCCCCGACCTTCTGGAAGAAGCGGCGGGACTGACGGGGACCGCGGAACCGGGAGCGCGCGATCTTTATAAGTCGGCCGAGCGATTCAAAGCACTCCCCGACTATCTGCAGGTTTGGCCAGCCCACGGTGCCGGCAGCGCTTGTGGCAAGGGATTGGGAGCGATCCCGTCGTCGACTGTCGGCTATGAAAAGCTGTTCAATCCGGCGCTGCAGTTCGATGACGAAGAGGCTTTCGTGCGGTACATCTTGGCCGACCAACCCGAAGCGCCAAAGTACTTTGCGGTGATGAAGCGGGTGAACAAAGAAGGCCCACGCGTTCTCGGGGCGGGACATCATCACAACATGCTGCCGATCGCGGGACTCGCCGACGCGGTGCAAGCGGGAACGGTCGTCGATTTGTCCGCCGCCGCGGACTACGGCAAAGCGCATCCCCCCGGAACGATCAATATCCCGATGGGGATGCTGGCGGCATGGGCTGGATGGTTACTCGACTACGACAAACCGACCTACCTGATCTGCGAACCACATCAGTTGGAAGAAGCGGCACGCGTGTTGCATAAGATCGGCGTCGAGGAAATCCTTGGCGCGTTCGATACCAACGAAGTCCGGTCGCAAGGTTTGGCGAGCGAATCGTACCCGACGTGCAGCCCTGACGAACTGGCCGCAAAGATCGAAACGGGCGATGTGAAGCTGATCGATGTTCGCTCCGACGAGGAGTGGAACGAAGGCCATATCGCCGCGGCGGAGCATCGCTTCCTCGGTCGCCTGCCCGCCACGCTTGCGGAACTGCCCCGCGACCAAAAATTGGTGGTGCAATGCCGCAGCGGAGCCCGGTCGGCGATCGGTGTCAGCGTTTTGCAAGCCGCTGGTTTCAAGGACGTGGTCAATCTCACCGGCGGCTACAACGCGTGGAAAGCGGCGGGACTGCCGAGCGTAAAACCGCAACACGCGATGAGCAGCTGA